Part of the Sporosarcina sp. FSL K6-2383 genome is shown below.
ATTCGTGATTTAAAAGTAGGCGACGTTGTTAAAATTTCAGGGCGTATGTTTACAGGCCGTGATGCGATTCATAAGCATCTTTCTGAAAATGATGCACCTGTCGATTTGGACGGACATATTATTTACCATTGCGGCCCTGTCGTCTTGAAAAAAGACGATGGCAGCTATGAAATTAAAGCTGCTGGTCCAACAACCTCCATTCGTGAAGAGCCTTATCAAGGTGATATTATGAAGAAGTTTGGTATTCGAGCAGTTATCGGTAAAGGCGGTATGGGTCCTAAAACACTCGCTGCCCTTGAAGAACACGGTGGCGTCTATCTAAACGCAATCGGCGGAGCAGCACAATATTATGCCGACTGCATTAAAGAGGTTGAAGGTGTAGACTTACTACAATTTGGAATCCCTGAAGCGATGTGGCATCTACGCGTCGAAGATTTCACTGCAGTCGTCACAATGGATTCACATGGCAACAGCTTACACGCCGATGTCGATAAAACATCACTTGAGAAACTAGCACAATTTAAAGAAAAAGTATTTAGCTAAAATCTCAAAGTAAAATGCCCTGTACCGGAGTATATTCCGAATACAGGGCATTTCTCATAGGTTACACTTATTTTCCTTCCAATGATTTTATCGTTTCCCTCTCTAACATCACGGCATTCAACTGTCCACCGAGCATTAAAATAATACCCGAGAAATACAACCACATCATGAGAACAATAATCGTCCCAATACTTCCATACGTATTTGAGTAGCTTTCAAAGTTATCGACATAAAATGTGAATAGAAGAGTAGTACAAATCCATCCAATTGTCGCAAATAACGCACCTGGAAGTACACTTTTCCACCGTAGCTTTACATTCGGAACTAACCAGTAAATCGTTACAAACACAATTGAAATAAGAACGGGTGGGATACTCCAGCGTAGGCTTTTCCATATAGCAAGAAAACCTTCCTCCAATCCGAAAACTGAAAATGCTAAAATACCGATTTGCCGACCGAATAACGGTAAAACAAGAGCAATCAGAAGAGTAGAAATGAGCAGGACTGTAAAAACTAGCGACATCGCACGTGTAAGGATGGAGGATCGTGTCTCAGCCGTGTCATAAGACAAATTTAATGCCTTCGTAAGAGCATTCATACCTTTAGACGCCGACCAAATTGTTGCGAATGCCCCAATCGACAGTAAACCACCATTTCTATTTGCTAGCACTTCTGCTAGCGTATCCTCAATTAGCATAGCAACACTTGTCGGTGCATACTCTCGAATATATATAAAGATCTGTGCAACATCAATATTTAAAAATGGCAACAGTGTAATAAGGAAGATGAGTAATGGAAACAAGGACAATAGGAAGAAGAAAGCCATTTGAGAAGCTAATCCAGTCACATCTACTTTCTTTATCCGAATGAACAATTCCTTCCAAAATCCTTCAGTCGTTGTGACATCAAACTTGTCAAGGTCACCTTCTACGACATCATCATAAAATTTTAGGAGCTTAGTTTCGCCCATTAAACTATCAATCCTTTGTCTTACCTTGCTAACTTTTTCTTTATTATTCACTTCAGGAGTTAAACGTTTTTTTTCAAACACAGCGCTTTCACTCCTTTCAATATCGACTATTTAACTTGATTCAGCAAATGTATTTGTACTGAAAGCGAAGCGTCAGCTACAGAAGTCCCCCACTTCTGCTGAATCAAGTTAAGCCTCCGGCGGATATTAGGGATTTTGAAGGGAGTAAATTGTGCTATGCACAATTCAAAATCCCAACGCAATTACGCCAAGGCGCAATTGATCTTAGTTATTCCAAGCTTTCACTGACAATTGATTTGTATTCATCCTTTGACTCAACAAACGCATCCTTTGTATCCATTACCAATTCCTTCACTTGCGGCGTCAATACTTTCAACTCTTCGACTTGCGCCTTGATGTATGAAGCATCTCCTGCCAACTGTTCATAAAGCGTTTGATACTTCTCTGTTTTTTCCTGTAGTTTAAGTTTCAAAACATCCGGATTTTTTGAATAAAAACTAATATCAGAAGCAATTTTCTTCGACTTTTTTGTCGTCTCTTCGCGCGTGATTCGGTCAAACATACTTGCAATAGCACCAATAAGAGCACCAAAAATAATAAATTTACCCAATTTACTACTACTCATGCTAAACCCTCCATTTTCAACTAATTCGCATATCTCATTATACCCTGTAGCAAAGAAAAACAAACAATCTAGATATTTTATAAAAAAAGGCTTGACGTATGTCGTGAAATTTCGGAGTATTAACAATAGATGTATTTATTAATTAATTCATCGAAAGGGGGTGTTAACTAAAAAATAGAATGGGCGTTACAGTTGAAAGTGCTCGTTATTCTAAAAGGGGGTAAGGGAATGGATGGATTACAAACTTTTTTAGACAAGATTGGTGGAATTATTTGGGGACCGCCACTTCTTATTCTGCTCGTTGGAACTGGAATTTTCTTAACAGCTAGACTCGCATTTATTCAAGTACGTCTTTTACCGTATTCATTAAAACAAGTTTTTTCAAAAAATCATGATAAAAAGGCAGACGGTGATATTTCACAATTCCAGGCACTAATGACCGCTATGGCAGCAACCGTTGGGGTTGGAAATATCGTTGGGGTTGCGACTGCCGTTGTCATGGGGGGACCAGGGGCGGTCTTCTGGATGTGGCTAGCTGGATTTTTCGGGATGGCAACAAAGTATGGGGAAGCCATTTTAGCGGTTAAATACCGTGTAAAAGATTCTCAAGGTCAAATGGCTGGCGGACCGATGTATTATCTTGAACATGGATTAAAACAAAAATGGCTCGGTGTCCTTTTCGCGCTTTTCGGTGCGATTGCTGCATTCGGTATTGGTAACGGGACACAAGCAAAAGCGGTTGCGGACGTCATGAAGCTTACTTTCGATGTTCCACACTGGGCTACAGGTCTTGGGCTTCTCATTTTCGGAGCGTTAGTTATCCTTGGTGGCATTAAATCAATCGGAAGAGTGACAGCATTTTTCGTTCCTATTATGGCACTTTTCTATTTCATCGCAGGTGCGATTGTCGTTATCCTGAATTTTGATCTTGTTCCTGCTGCATTTGGACTTATTTTCTCAGACGCATTCAGCGGACAAGCCCTTGCAGGTGGTGCAATCGGTACGGTTATACGCTTTGGGGTTGCTCGTGGTCTATTCTCTAATGAGGCGGGTCTCGGGTCCGCACCAATCGCTGCAGCGGCTGCGAAAACAGATATGCCTGGACGTCAAGCACTTATTTCAATGACACAGGTATTTTTC
Proteins encoded:
- a CDS encoding YtxH domain-containing protein — encoded protein: MSSSKLGKFIIFGALIGAIASMFDRITREETTKKSKKIASDISFYSKNPDVLKLKLQEKTEKYQTLYEQLAGDASYIKAQVEELKVLTPQVKELVMDTKDAFVESKDEYKSIVSESLE
- a CDS encoding YihY/virulence factor BrkB family protein, giving the protein MFEKKRLTPEVNNKEKVSKVRQRIDSLMGETKLLKFYDDVVEGDLDKFDVTTTEGFWKELFIRIKKVDVTGLASQMAFFFLLSLFPLLIFLITLLPFLNIDVAQIFIYIREYAPTSVAMLIEDTLAEVLANRNGGLLSIGAFATIWSASKGMNALTKALNLSYDTAETRSSILTRAMSLVFTVLLISTLLIALVLPLFGRQIGILAFSVFGLEEGFLAIWKSLRWSIPPVLISIVFVTIYWLVPNVKLRWKSVLPGALFATIGWICTTLLFTFYVDNFESYSNTYGSIGTIIVLMMWLYFSGIILMLGGQLNAVMLERETIKSLEGK
- a CDS encoding sodium:alanine symporter family protein; amino-acid sequence: MDGLQTFLDKIGGIIWGPPLLILLVGTGIFLTARLAFIQVRLLPYSLKQVFSKNHDKKADGDISQFQALMTAMAATVGVGNIVGVATAVVMGGPGAVFWMWLAGFFGMATKYGEAILAVKYRVKDSQGQMAGGPMYYLEHGLKQKWLGVLFALFGAIAAFGIGNGTQAKAVADVMKLTFDVPHWATGLGLLIFGALVILGGIKSIGRVTAFFVPIMALFYFIAGAIVVILNFDLVPAAFGLIFSDAFSGQALAGGAIGTVIRFGVARGLFSNEAGLGSAPIAAAAAKTDMPGRQALISMTQVFFDTLIICSITGLTIVMSGQWKDTTISGGDLTAAAFGTFLGGAGPIIVAIGLIFFASSTILGWSYYGEKCFQYLVPNQKFVILYRVAFVLFIFVGATATLDILWSFADVMNGLMAIPNLIGLLGLSGVIIYETKRFQAKMKEEEAAKKEAKRAA